In Amia ocellicauda isolate fAmiCal2 chromosome 5, fAmiCal2.hap1, whole genome shotgun sequence, a genomic segment contains:
- the LOC136749295 gene encoding protein FAM107B isoform X4 — protein sequence MGGSHAKKKTGFRNMRRACLTIESKADLIQPRKITNPILESPNHQDLHRELLLSHRRGLLPEEKPELQRVLEQRRLEQERAITPPSDLETELRKRQQKLQEYEREEMKRKEDQENIPEFVRVKENLRHIPVTGQ from the exons AAGACCGGATTCAGGAACATGAGGAGAG CCTGCctaacaatcgaaagcaaagctGACCTGATCCAGCCCAGAAAGATAACCAACCCCATCCTGGAGTCCCCGAACCACCAGGACCTCCACAGAGAGCTGCTTCTCAGTCACAGGCG AGGGCTGTTGCCAGAGGAGAAGCCCGAACTCCAGCGTGTTCTGGAGCAGAGGCGGCTGGAGCAGGAGCGAGCCATCACACCACCCTCCGACCTGGAGACCGAGCTCCGCAAGAGGCAGCAGAAACTGCAGGAG TACGAAAGGGAAGAGATGAAACGCAAAGAAGACCAGGAGAACATTCCCGAGTTTGTCCGGGTGAAGGAGAACCTCCGGCACATCCCTGTGACCGGGCAGTAG
- the LOC136749295 gene encoding protein FAM107B isoform X1: MGGSHAKKKTGFRNMRRGTVCFEENYVCRSSACLTIESKADLIQPRKITNPILESPNHQDLHRELLLSHRRGLLPEEKPELQRVLEQRRLEQERAITPPSDLETELRKRQQKLQEYEREEMKRKEDQENIPEFVRVKENLRHIPVTGQ, translated from the exons AAGACCGGATTCAGGAACATGAGGAGAGGTACAGTTTGTTTTGAAG AGAACTATGTTTGTCGGTCTTCAGCCTGCctaacaatcgaaagcaaagctGACCTGATCCAGCCCAGAAAGATAACCAACCCCATCCTGGAGTCCCCGAACCACCAGGACCTCCACAGAGAGCTGCTTCTCAGTCACAGGCG AGGGCTGTTGCCAGAGGAGAAGCCCGAACTCCAGCGTGTTCTGGAGCAGAGGCGGCTGGAGCAGGAGCGAGCCATCACACCACCCTCCGACCTGGAGACCGAGCTCCGCAAGAGGCAGCAGAAACTGCAGGAG TACGAAAGGGAAGAGATGAAACGCAAAGAAGACCAGGAGAACATTCCCGAGTTTGTCCGGGTGAAGGAGAACCTCCGGCACATCCCTGTGACCGGGCAGTAG
- the LOC136749295 gene encoding protein FAM107B isoform X2: MGGSHAKKKTGFRNMRRENYVCRSSACLTIESKADLIQPRKITNPILESPNHQDLHRELLLSHRRGLLPEEKPELQRVLEQRRLEQERAITPPSDLETELRKRQQKLQEYEREEMKRKEDQENIPEFVRVKENLRHIPVTGQ; this comes from the exons AAGACCGGATTCAGGAACATGAGGAGAG AGAACTATGTTTGTCGGTCTTCAGCCTGCctaacaatcgaaagcaaagctGACCTGATCCAGCCCAGAAAGATAACCAACCCCATCCTGGAGTCCCCGAACCACCAGGACCTCCACAGAGAGCTGCTTCTCAGTCACAGGCG AGGGCTGTTGCCAGAGGAGAAGCCCGAACTCCAGCGTGTTCTGGAGCAGAGGCGGCTGGAGCAGGAGCGAGCCATCACACCACCCTCCGACCTGGAGACCGAGCTCCGCAAGAGGCAGCAGAAACTGCAGGAG TACGAAAGGGAAGAGATGAAACGCAAAGAAGACCAGGAGAACATTCCCGAGTTTGTCCGGGTGAAGGAGAACCTCCGGCACATCCCTGTGACCGGGCAGTAG
- the LOC136749295 gene encoding protein FAM107B isoform X3 — protein MGGSHAKKKTGFRNMRRGTVCFEACLTIESKADLIQPRKITNPILESPNHQDLHRELLLSHRRGLLPEEKPELQRVLEQRRLEQERAITPPSDLETELRKRQQKLQEYEREEMKRKEDQENIPEFVRVKENLRHIPVTGQ, from the exons AAGACCGGATTCAGGAACATGAGGAGAGGTACAGTTTGTTTTGAAG CCTGCctaacaatcgaaagcaaagctGACCTGATCCAGCCCAGAAAGATAACCAACCCCATCCTGGAGTCCCCGAACCACCAGGACCTCCACAGAGAGCTGCTTCTCAGTCACAGGCG AGGGCTGTTGCCAGAGGAGAAGCCCGAACTCCAGCGTGTTCTGGAGCAGAGGCGGCTGGAGCAGGAGCGAGCCATCACACCACCCTCCGACCTGGAGACCGAGCTCCGCAAGAGGCAGCAGAAACTGCAGGAG TACGAAAGGGAAGAGATGAAACGCAAAGAAGACCAGGAGAACATTCCCGAGTTTGTCCGGGTGAAGGAGAACCTCCGGCACATCCCTGTGACCGGGCAGTAG